A single genomic interval of Spinacia oleracea cultivar Varoflay chromosome 6, BTI_SOV_V1, whole genome shotgun sequence harbors:
- the LOC110791669 gene encoding serine/threonine-protein kinase D6PKL2, with translation MDQQPDPIPEPKPDPKPQPQLQQWTPPLDELTDDLQSMSFNSTTTTTAQRSTSSSSETTTTTWTTASSSHHPPSNPSQSLSSDPRWTAVKSFPTLSISDLRFLSRLGSGDIGSVYLSEIKDAEGVHFAAKVMDNRELAARNKHGRARAEREILQMLDHPFLPTLYASVESPKWSCLLTEFCNGGDLHVLRQRQPFKRFEESAVRFYASEVVVALEYIHMMGIVYRDLKPENVLVRSDGHIMLTDFDLSLKCDEQSTPTPQIITSSSSNQNPHQQDQHPKILGSGRDPNANSSSCILPNCIVPSVSCFNPNRKKKWKIKKKPGRRFEPEFVAEPVDVRSMSFVGTHEYLAPEIVSGEGHGSAVDWWTLGIFIFELFFGTTPFKGSDNEMTLANIVARALEFPKEPSIPSSAKDLISQLLAKDPTRRLGSIMGATPVKQHPFFSGVNWALLRCMKPPFVPPPFSVSSCGSKEVASDDSCPDTPVEYY, from the exons ATGGATCAACAACCAGACCCTATACCAGAACCTAAGCCAGACCCAAAACCTCAACCGCAACTCCAACAATGGACCCCACCACTCGACGAACTCACCGACGATCTCCAAAGCATGAGCTTCAActccaccacaacaaccaccGCGCAACGCAGCACATCCTCCTCCTCCgaaacaaccaccaccacctggaCAACCGCTTCCTCATCCCACCACCCTCCTTCCAACCCTAGTCAATCTCTCTCCTCTGACCCTCGCTGGACCGCGGTCAAATCTTTCCCTACCCTCTCCATTTCCGACCTCCGCTTTCTTTCCCGACTCGGGTCCGGCGACATCGGGTCTGTCTACCTATCAGAAATCAAAGACGCGGAGGGGGTCCACTTCGCTGCCAAAGTGATGGACAACCGTGAACTCGCTGCCCGTAATAAACACGGGCGTGCAAGGGCAGAACGGGAAATTCTCCAAATGCTTGATCATCCATTCTTGCCTACTCTTTACGCTAGTGTTGAATCCCCCAAATGGTCATGCTTGTTAACGGAGTTCTGCAACGGCGGTGATCTTCATGTTCTCCGTCAACGTCAGCCGTTTAAACGCTTCGAAGAGTCTGCCGTCAG GTTTTATGCATCAGAAGTGGTGGTAGCATTGGAGTACATCCACATGATGGGTATAGTATATCGTGATCTAAAGCCGGAAAATGTCCTAGTTAGATCAGATGGCCACATTATGCTAACAGATTTTGATCTTTCTTTAAAATGTGATGAACAATCTACTCCTACTCCTCAAATAATTACCTCCTCCTCCTCTAACCAAAATCCTCACCAACAAGACCAACACCCAAAGATATTGGGTTCGGGTCGTGACCCTAACGCGAACTCTTCATCATGTATCCTACCCAACTGCATTGTCCCCTCCGTATCCTGTTTTAACCCGAACCGGAAGAAAAAgtggaaaataaagaaaaaacccGGGCGTCGGTTTGAGCCAGAGTTTGTTGCTGAGCCTGTCGATGTCCGGTCCATGTCATTCGTTGGGACCCACGAGTACCTAGCCCCGGAGATCGTGTCCGGGGAAGGACACGGAAGCGCGGTTGATTGGTGGACACTTGGCATTTTTATATTTGAGCTTTTTTTTGGAACTACACCATTTAAAGGGTCGGACAATGAGATGACATTAGCCAATATTGTGGCTCGGGCATTGGAATTTCCCAAAGAGCCTTCGATCCCAAGCTCTGCAAAGGACTTGATATCACAACTCTTAGCTAAGGATCCGACCCGGAGGTTAGGTTCGATTATGGGAGCTACACCTGTAAAACAACACCCGTTTTTTAGCGGCGTTAATTGGGCGTTGTTGAGGTGCATGAAACCACCGTTTGTACCACCACCATTTAGTGTTAGTAGTTGCGGAAGTAAGGAGGTTGCGTCGGATGATAGTTGTCCGGATACACCGGTCGAGTATTATTAG
- the LOC130462701 gene encoding cold shock domain-containing protein 4-like, with amino-acid sequence MPDPTQWLSFDLPIILPPPMKRASGRPPNLRKRGKHDPKRGKRNSTVRCGKCKEVGHNARTCRGGATAKQKKAAAAAAAGGGGAFGSAGAAGAAGSGVAGSQQGGDQGASSSQQQRNASSKGKRKLT; translated from the coding sequence ATGCCTGACCCAACCCAATGGCTTTCTTTTGACCTTCCTATTATCCTCCCACCACCCATGAAGAGGGCATCAGGTAGACCCCCTAACCTGAGAAAAAGAGGTAAACATGATCcaaaaaggggaaagagaaatagCACTGTGAGGTGTGGTAAGTGCAAGGAGGTGGGACACAATGCAAGGACATGCAGAGGTGGGGCCACTGCAAAGCAAAAGaaggctgctgctgctgctgctgctggtggtggtggtgctttTGGTTCTGCTGGTGCAGCTGGTGCAGCTGGTTCTGGTGTAGCTGGTTCACAGCAAGGGGGAGATCAAGGTGCTTCCAGTTCACAGCAACAACGTAATGCATCAAGTAAGGGAAAAAGGAAGCTTacttga